The following proteins are encoded in a genomic region of Gossypium hirsutum isolate 1008001.06 chromosome D05, Gossypium_hirsutum_v2.1, whole genome shotgun sequence:
- the LOC107903228 gene encoding gamma-soluble NSF attachment protein produces the protein MSGSDPGKLISKADNLTTLSLTRWSADWESATRLYEQAANGFRVSKDYENAKLAFEKASKGREMLSSPWDAAKSMESAAALAKELRNWTEVIDFYRKASELYMQCDRPQFASDSLAKAACAVEDALPSDAIKLYSDACVLLEDDRKEQMALDLYHAVTNIYVKLEKYTDAVAFLLKLGLAADKCNATNSQCKAYLSAVIVYLYAHDLKQAEKCYNDCSQIDAFLRSDQNRFAGKLLSAYKEGDVEEIKRVAQSRSITNLDSVIIKLARKLPTGDVAAFKTNAAIGEGEALDENDLK, from the exons ATGTCCGGTTCCGATCCCGGCAAGCTCATCTCCAAAGCCGACAATTT AACAACGCTAAGCCTTACAAGGTGGAGTGCTGATTGGGAAAGTGCTACCCGTTTGTATGAACAAGCTG CCAATGGATTTCGAGTTTCCAAAGATTATGAGAATGCTAAGTTGGCATTCGAGAAAGCTTCCAAAGGACGAGAGATGCTATCCTC TCCCTGGGATGCAGCTAAAAGCATGGAGTCTGCTGCTGCACTAGCAAAGGAACTACGCAACTGGACTGAAGTTATTGACTTTTATAGAAAGGCATCCGAGTTATACATGCAGTGTGACAGACCACAATTTGCATCGGATTCACTCGCCAAAGCTGCCTG TGCTGTGGAAGATGCTTTGCCTAGTGATGCCATTAAACTGTATAGTGATGCCTGTGTTCTTCTTGAAGATGATCGAAAGGAACAGATGGCCCTTGATCTATATCATGCTGTCACTAATATTTATGTAAAACTTGAGAA GTACACAGATGCTGTAGCTTTCCTTTTGAAATTGGGCTTAGCAGCTGATAAGTGCAATGCTACAAATAGTCAATGCAAG GCGTATCTTAGTGCAGTGATCGTGTATCTTTATGCTCATGACTTAAAGCAAGCAGAGAAGTGCTACAATGACTGTTCTCA gATTGATGCTTTCTTAAGAAGTGATCAGAACCGCTTTGCGGGTAAACTCCTTTCTGCTTACAAAGAAGGTGATGTAGAAGAAATCAAACGTGTGGCTCAGTCAAGATCTATCACCAACCTTGACAGTGTG ATCATAAAGCTTGCGAGGAAGTTGCCTACAGGTGACGTGGCTGCGTTTAAGACCAATGCTGCTATAGGTGAGGGAGAAGCCCTGGATGAGAATGAcctcaaatag
- the LOC107906331 gene encoding testis-expressed protein 2 isoform X1, which translates to MVSVFLVGLVVGVLAIVSLEVVVFFFVLNRLNRRIKQESLAALNPPSQPSLGFAYNKQGTVWVLESEKIPVPREQKRKKDVPLEVSPARKHAKIQEKCLVFTHSDASRTSVPLKGCVIEAVSATNLPSRKWAKRFPIKVESKTSAIYNGSKIIYLYLETSWEKESWCKALRLASCEDKEKLSWFTKLNEDFHAYLLSLNVGYPSFMKPSSGFIAEPMDKGNRSDGSSSKVRLFWRKLSKKAKPGMENKGIWTSQTAREDRKTYDKQQPFQDSVTNKVPNSLTEENMSCPFPQGFSRSVSQSTSVVSDADLEQDKFSVDEGTLCWNLLISRIFFDIKGNAGLKSSIQARIQRTLSNMRTPSYIGEVICTDLDIGSLPPYIHAMRLLATDMNEVWAFEVDAEYSGGILLDVETRLEVSDQDFQKGLVDSNSEPNSVENVSSDLLEGFERFGNHLNLPEEDEVDPKVDGVKGSKATPTTSCVSRWKAVVNSVAKQVSQVPFSLSIRISSLRGTLRLYIKPPPSDQLWFGFTSMPDIEFDLESSVGEHKITSGHIALFLIGRFKAAIRETMVLPNCESAYIPWMLAEKDDWVPRKVAPFIWLNQDAAMDNNIARAAQCPQPTEAKENSRKTSSSPAVIESEASSSSAASSSAKNRSSQDLRTPLLATDEPHETYQQNRATPDSQSSSRSLSEFERQSDVGDENDSRPKKMGRKARMIDLTKKMGEKFEEKKRHIEERGRHIVEKMRGP; encoded by the exons ATGGTGAGCGTGTTCTTGGTTGGGTTGGTTGTTGGGGTGTTAGCAATTGTGAGCTTGGAAGTGGTGGTATTCTTTTTCGTGTTAAATCGATTGAATCGAAGGATCAAACAAGAATCTCTTGCTGCCCTGAATCCTCCTTCCCAACCTTCCCTCGGTTTCGCTTACAACAAGCAG GGGACTGTTTGGGTTCTTGAATCAGAAAAAATTCCAGTACCCAGAGAGCAGAAGCGGAAAAAGGACGTGCCTTTGGAGGTTTCCCCTGCtcgaaaacatgccaaaatccaGGAAAAGTGCTTAGTTTTCACACATTCTGATGCTTCCCGCACTTCTGTTCCCCTTAAGGGATGCGTCATTGAGGCTGTTTCCGCTACCAATTTACCCTCAAGAAAATG GGCCAAGAGATTTCCAATAAAGGTGGAAAGCAAAACTTCGGCCATCTACAATGGAAGTAAAATCATTTACCTTTATCTGGAGACTTCTTGGGAGAAGGAGTCATGGTGCAAAGCTCTTCGTCTTGCTTCATGCGAGGATAAAGAAAAGCTGAGCTGGTTCACTAAGTTGAATGAAGACTTCCATGCTTACTTGTTATCTTTAAATGTTGGATATCCATCATTTATGAAACCCTCTTCAGGTTTCATTGCTGAGCCAATGGATAAGGGAAATAGAAGTGATGGATCTTCATCAAAAGTTAGGTTATTTTGGAGAAAGCTTTCCAAGAAGGCTAAGCCTGGAATGGAAAATAAAGGAATTTGGACATCTCAAACTGCCCGTGAAGATAGAAAGACTTATGATAAACAGCAGCCATTCCAAGATTCAGTCACAAACAAGGTACCAAACAGTTTGACTGAAGAAAATATGTCATGTCCATTTCCACAAGGTTTTTCTCGTTCAGTAAGTCAAAGTACTTCTGTTGTTTCTGATGCTGATCTGGAACAAGACAAGTTTAGTGTCGATGAAGGGACACTCTGCTGGAACTTGttaatttctcgaatcttttttGATATCAAAGGAAACGCAGGATTGAAAAGTTCTATTCAAGCACGGATTCAG AGAACATTGTCCAATATGAGGACCCCCAGTTACATAGGTGAAGTCATTTGTACTGATTTAGACATTGGAAGTCTCCCACCTTATATCCATGCAATGAGGCTTCTTGCTACAGACATGAATGAGGTATGGGCATTCGAAGTTGATGCTGAATATTCTGGTGGAATCCTGTTAGACGTTGAGACAAGACTTGAAGTTAGTGACCAAGATTTTCAAAAAGGCTTAGTGGACTCAAATTCAGAACCAAATTCTGTTGAGAATGTCTCTTCAGACCTTCTTGAAGGCTTTGAACGTTTTGGAAATCATTTGAATCTTCCTGAAGAGGATGAGGTCGACCCTAAAGTTG ATGGTGTAAAAGGCTCTAAAGCTACACCAACAACAAGTTGTGTTTCTCGATGGAAAGCTGTTGTAAATTCCGTAGCCAAACAGGTTTCACAG GTGCCTTTTTCTTTGTCGATAAGGATTTCATCCCTTAGAGGAACACTACGGTTATATATAAAGCCACCCCCTTCTGATCAGTTATGGTTTGGCTTCACGTCCATGCCTGATATAGAGTTTGACCTTGAGTCTTCTGTTGGGGAACACAAGATAACTAGTGGACATATTGCTTTATTCTTGATCGGTCGGTTTAAG GCAGCTATACGGGAAACAATGGTGCTCCCCAACTGTGAAAGTGCATACATTCCTTGGATGTTAGCAGAAAAAGATGATTGGGTCCCAAGGAAAGTTGCCCCATTTATATGGCTTAATCAAGATGCAGCTATGGATAATAACATTGCGCGTGCAGCTCAATGTCCTCAACCTACTGAAGCAAAGGAAAATAGTAGGAAAACCTCGAGTTCTCCTGCAGTCATTGAGTCCGAAGCCTCATCGAGCTCTGCAGCTTCTTCTTCTGCAAAGAATAGGTCCTCGCAAGATCTAAGAACTCCCCTACTTGCAACTGATGAACCACATGAAACATACCAGCAGAATAGAGCAACTCCTGATTCTCAGTCATCATCTAGGTCTTTGAGTGAGTTTGAAAGGCAGAGTGATGTGGGTGATGAGAATGATTCAAGGCCAAAGAAGATGGGGAGGAAGGCAAGAATGATTGATTTGACTAAGAAAATGGGAGAGAAATTTGAAGAGAAGAAGCGTCACATTGAAGAAAGGGGTAGGCACATTGTTGAGAAAATGAGAGGACCTTGA
- the LOC107906331 gene encoding testis-expressed protein 2 isoform X2: MSQLSSLSVPSFCFRLAKRFPIKVESKTSAIYNGSKIIYLYLETSWEKESWCKALRLASCEDKEKLSWFTKLNEDFHAYLLSLNVGYPSFMKPSSGFIAEPMDKGNRSDGSSSKVRLFWRKLSKKAKPGMENKGIWTSQTAREDRKTYDKQQPFQDSVTNKVPNSLTEENMSCPFPQGFSRSVSQSTSVVSDADLEQDKFSVDEGTLCWNLLISRIFFDIKGNAGLKSSIQARIQRTLSNMRTPSYIGEVICTDLDIGSLPPYIHAMRLLATDMNEVWAFEVDAEYSGGILLDVETRLEVSDQDFQKGLVDSNSEPNSVENVSSDLLEGFERFGNHLNLPEEDEVDPKVDGVKGSKATPTTSCVSRWKAVVNSVAKQVSQVPFSLSIRISSLRGTLRLYIKPPPSDQLWFGFTSMPDIEFDLESSVGEHKITSGHIALFLIGRFKAAIRETMVLPNCESAYIPWMLAEKDDWVPRKVAPFIWLNQDAAMDNNIARAAQCPQPTEAKENSRKTSSSPAVIESEASSSSAASSSAKNRSSQDLRTPLLATDEPHETYQQNRATPDSQSSSRSLSEFERQSDVGDENDSRPKKMGRKARMIDLTKKMGEKFEEKKRHIEERGRHIVEKMRGP, encoded by the exons ATG TCTCAACTCTCAAGCCTATCCGTCCCATCCTTTTGTTTTAGATT GGCCAAGAGATTTCCAATAAAGGTGGAAAGCAAAACTTCGGCCATCTACAATGGAAGTAAAATCATTTACCTTTATCTGGAGACTTCTTGGGAGAAGGAGTCATGGTGCAAAGCTCTTCGTCTTGCTTCATGCGAGGATAAAGAAAAGCTGAGCTGGTTCACTAAGTTGAATGAAGACTTCCATGCTTACTTGTTATCTTTAAATGTTGGATATCCATCATTTATGAAACCCTCTTCAGGTTTCATTGCTGAGCCAATGGATAAGGGAAATAGAAGTGATGGATCTTCATCAAAAGTTAGGTTATTTTGGAGAAAGCTTTCCAAGAAGGCTAAGCCTGGAATGGAAAATAAAGGAATTTGGACATCTCAAACTGCCCGTGAAGATAGAAAGACTTATGATAAACAGCAGCCATTCCAAGATTCAGTCACAAACAAGGTACCAAACAGTTTGACTGAAGAAAATATGTCATGTCCATTTCCACAAGGTTTTTCTCGTTCAGTAAGTCAAAGTACTTCTGTTGTTTCTGATGCTGATCTGGAACAAGACAAGTTTAGTGTCGATGAAGGGACACTCTGCTGGAACTTGttaatttctcgaatcttttttGATATCAAAGGAAACGCAGGATTGAAAAGTTCTATTCAAGCACGGATTCAG AGAACATTGTCCAATATGAGGACCCCCAGTTACATAGGTGAAGTCATTTGTACTGATTTAGACATTGGAAGTCTCCCACCTTATATCCATGCAATGAGGCTTCTTGCTACAGACATGAATGAGGTATGGGCATTCGAAGTTGATGCTGAATATTCTGGTGGAATCCTGTTAGACGTTGAGACAAGACTTGAAGTTAGTGACCAAGATTTTCAAAAAGGCTTAGTGGACTCAAATTCAGAACCAAATTCTGTTGAGAATGTCTCTTCAGACCTTCTTGAAGGCTTTGAACGTTTTGGAAATCATTTGAATCTTCCTGAAGAGGATGAGGTCGACCCTAAAGTTG ATGGTGTAAAAGGCTCTAAAGCTACACCAACAACAAGTTGTGTTTCTCGATGGAAAGCTGTTGTAAATTCCGTAGCCAAACAGGTTTCACAG GTGCCTTTTTCTTTGTCGATAAGGATTTCATCCCTTAGAGGAACACTACGGTTATATATAAAGCCACCCCCTTCTGATCAGTTATGGTTTGGCTTCACGTCCATGCCTGATATAGAGTTTGACCTTGAGTCTTCTGTTGGGGAACACAAGATAACTAGTGGACATATTGCTTTATTCTTGATCGGTCGGTTTAAG GCAGCTATACGGGAAACAATGGTGCTCCCCAACTGTGAAAGTGCATACATTCCTTGGATGTTAGCAGAAAAAGATGATTGGGTCCCAAGGAAAGTTGCCCCATTTATATGGCTTAATCAAGATGCAGCTATGGATAATAACATTGCGCGTGCAGCTCAATGTCCTCAACCTACTGAAGCAAAGGAAAATAGTAGGAAAACCTCGAGTTCTCCTGCAGTCATTGAGTCCGAAGCCTCATCGAGCTCTGCAGCTTCTTCTTCTGCAAAGAATAGGTCCTCGCAAGATCTAAGAACTCCCCTACTTGCAACTGATGAACCACATGAAACATACCAGCAGAATAGAGCAACTCCTGATTCTCAGTCATCATCTAGGTCTTTGAGTGAGTTTGAAAGGCAGAGTGATGTGGGTGATGAGAATGATTCAAGGCCAAAGAAGATGGGGAGGAAGGCAAGAATGATTGATTTGACTAAGAAAATGGGAGAGAAATTTGAAGAGAAGAAGCGTCACATTGAAGAAAGGGGTAGGCACATTGTTGAGAAAATGAGAGGACCTTGA